DNA from Ignavibacteria bacterium:
ATTACATCTGAAACTTTGGTTTGTGTGTTTATTTCCATTTTCTTTTTTTATTATAAAAATAGAATAAACGATCCCCCAAAATCAATGACTTAAATCAAATAATTAAAAACTTTAAAGATTTTTGGCTTATTCGGAAAGGTTTTTCAGCTTTGAAATATCTTTGATGAAGATATCTTTACCGGAAACTTCAATAATACCATCGTTTTGAAGTCTTTTTAAGGTGCGAGAAATGGTTTCCTGAACTGTTCCGAGATATGCAGCAAGGTCATAACGTGTTATATCGAGCTTGATTGTAGCAGTATTTTGATTTGATTTTTCAATTTCTGAAAGCAAAAATTCTGCAAGACGCTTGGAAACATCTTTTAAAGTAATATTTCCTAACATCATATTAAGATGAACATTCTTAAGCGACAGAACCGAAATCATTTTAAGACAAAGATTGATGTCGGATTTAATGAAATTAATATATTCTTTTGCGGGAATAAATAAAAGCTCCGTGTCATCTTCCAAAGAAGCAGAATTTGCAGGATAACTCAGATTGGAATCCGGTGAGTTAATGTTTTTAAACATAGGTACTTCGGCAAAAGTCCCGAAAGGTTCAAAAATATTTATTATCTGTTCTTTTCCTTCGGGAGATACTTTAAATACCTTTACGAGCCCGGATAAAACGGCATAAAAACCTTTGTAAGGTTCAGATTCAAAAAAAATTATATCGTTTTTATTAAATTTCTTTATTGAGCAAAACTTGTAAATAGATTTAAGTTCCTCATCATTAAGTTCCGAGAAGTGCGTTATTTTTCTTAATATATTTAAGTTCATCTTAAAGGTTATTATTTATAACAATATTTTATTAAAATAATTTAATAATTATTAAATTTCGGCATCAAATAATAGTTAGTATGAATACGTGAAGAAAAGCAGAACCAAGCTAATTTATGAAATCTAATATATAATTTAAAATAAAATTATTTCACTATTTTGACAAACTCATCAAAAAAAGCATAGTTTGTTTGATAATGGTTTGTAATAGAATCCCGTATTACAGTTACATTCACAAATAGCGGGTTAATAATCCAAGGATCGGTTTTGGGAGTGAAGTCTTCAGGGGCATTTTGATATAACCCGTAAGTTGCCATATAAAATTTTGGATTTGCATTAAATTTCCCCCACGCTTCTGTGAGATAGTTTTTTCTTGTTTCAAACCATGGACTCTTACTTAAAAAAGTTACCCATTCATCACGTGAAACAGGATTATGAATTGTGTAATTCAAATACTGGTAAACCTCCAAATCTGCAGGTTTTCCAAAATCAATGCTTAAGACATTTGGAATAGTATCGCGAAGGTGAAGCTTCCACTCGTTCTTTAAAGAAAATTCAGTTACAATTATTTTTTGGTCGTTACGAATTTTCGGCGAGACAAACGCAAACGCACTATCTATATCTTCCATCAAAGTATGGTGAATATGCAAATCAATTCCGTTAATCCATTGGGATTCTCTGGCAAAATTAATCAGCGCAATTGCGGATTCAGTCTGCCAGGAAGGCTTCCATAAATTGTCGAACGCACCAATATATAACGGAACTTTACGCGATTGGTTATCAACATACGATTTTACTTTTTTTGCGACCGCAATATAAAAATTTAAAAGAAGCGAATCCCTCTGGTCAATTTTTGATTCAATAAAAGGTTCATTTCCGCAGACAAGGACGTCGCAGTCACTATAAATAACATTCAGCACTGTATCCAGATAACTTAACTCAGAATTAATTTCTGAATCAAAAACAGGAAGATTTCTTTTTTCGAAATTAAATTTTATGTTAAGAATGACCTTAAATCCCGCATTATGAAGATTCCGAAGCATTTGTAAACCATCATCATTGCTTATAGTTTTCTTTCCCTCCTTGAATTTAAAATAATCTACAAACCCACGGATGAGCCGGGCATTGCAGCGAGATAAATCATCCCGGTTAATTTGACTAAATACACCATTATAATTGACCCCAAGTTCTTGTTGAGCATAACCTGTTGAACAAACACAAATCAATAGAAAAAGAAAAATTACTAATAATGTTATACTCCGCATAAAATTTTTGTTATTTAATTCATAATAATAATAAATAAAAAGGGGTTAGATTTTTGTAATCTAACCCTTTTTCATTTTAGAAAATATTGGAAACAAGGTAATAAAACTCAACCGGCAGGTTTTATCTCAAGCTTTTGAGTGCTTGCCCGCATAAATAATAAACCTGACGCTGTCCACAGACCGGCAAAAAAAGCAGTCAATATAAACACTTGCAAAACTCCGGGTGCAAAATCATTATTCCAGAAAATCAGTGCAATTACAGGAATTACAATTTGAATTATTGCTACTGTGAACAATAGACGCGACATTTTTCGCGGGTCTAACCCGGATATTATAGTTCCCAAACCTAAAAAAATGACAAGCACAAAAAATAAAAGGTTGGCAGGATTTGCATCTCCGATGAATCCCACAGCTAGATTTGACCAGGTAAGAAGGAAAGCTGTTCCTACCGCAATAGCAATGGCAAACTTATTAAGGAGACTGCCTTTTCTAGTTGAAAACTCAAATGCAAGTCCTAAGCCTAATATAAGTACACCCATTATTAAAAAATCACCGGGACTCCAATCCACCTCATTTGTAAACTGCATTGCCACAAATGGTATCATTAAAATTAATACTGTTATGACTATAACGATTAAAATTCTTTTATTGTTCATAAACATAAATTTTAAATTATTCTTAATAATTCCGCCCGATGTTTCAATAAACATCCAGAGGGCACAACTAA
Protein-coding regions in this window:
- a CDS encoding Crp/Fnr family transcriptional regulator — translated: MNLNILRKITHFSELNDEELKSIYKFCSIKKFNKNDIIFFESEPYKGFYAVLSGLVKVFKVSPEGKEQIINIFEPFGTFAEVPMFKNINSPDSNLSYPANSASLEDDTELLFIPAKEYINFIKSDINLCLKMISVLSLKNVHLNMMLGNITLKDVSKRLAEFLLSEIEKSNQNTATIKLDITRYDLAAYLGTVQETISRTLKRLQNDGIIEVSGKDIFIKDISKLKNLSE